The Stieleria sp. JC731 genome has a segment encoding these proteins:
- a CDS encoding HD family phosphohydrolase codes for MNGQSKTRTRQERIESLGIPKPRFVQWWIDSDKTDWAVRSAIGLLAAAALLIICKTWEPRFAFRTGSIPTRDIVAKVDFEVENEIETHARRLQQILAVPVFYRNNPTPLQQLGARLSNRLFVVLEAPSIKDMNEDEGTAFREFISKDPLTPEAVDGSQPSDEDRFSALKAVFKNDSELKKLQTAFKHLVKDEFDFGVIQSLKHDPEQGNQQFIRVYTVDPSDATTVSVEDVQVALMGERIESMLKEEFRSLYSDEVSTEQYSLVAKMISRWISTRLPEYETLSYDNEASDKVRAEVAAGVAPVMKQYYAGRSELANAGKPLDQDELKLLRQEHLQWTKYRGMLDRISRLAAYAGMIAALYLLCGSYIFFVDDRSLVMDRVKLSKLLLLFVATIGLSFWAASDRYRSELAPLVVASIIAAIVYGRDLALLLMAAASISVTLFLNEDLRHLVMLAAATTSATLLTGRIRSTSHLLFVGLISAAVTMLTMVGVGIVAGETMSLAAVSTPKVEQIVPTTTTFLDVLTVLSLESLRAGVFILVAAAALTPVLPFIEKFFGVQTDLSLLKLSDASHPLLRRLAQRAPGTYNHSINVASIAEAAADSIGANGLLVRVGAYFHDIGKMFKPEYFIENQNGVNQHDSLQPAMSTLVIIAHVKDGADLARNHHLPQPLIDLILQHHGTTLVEYFFHEAAKRSEENPDEKEVSDKDFRYPGPKPQTLEAAVMMLADAVESASRTLVDPTPARIQSLVDKIAQKKMGDGQFDECGLTFRQLNLVRKSLVKSLTAIYHARVKYPSQQQPA; via the coding sequence ATGAACGGTCAATCCAAAACGCGGACCCGCCAGGAACGAATTGAGTCGCTGGGTATTCCCAAGCCTCGATTCGTCCAGTGGTGGATCGATAGCGACAAGACCGACTGGGCTGTTCGTTCCGCCATCGGTCTGCTTGCTGCCGCAGCACTGCTAATCATTTGTAAGACTTGGGAACCCCGTTTCGCATTCCGCACCGGTTCGATTCCCACACGCGATATCGTTGCCAAAGTCGACTTCGAAGTTGAAAACGAGATCGAAACGCACGCCCGGCGATTGCAGCAGATTCTCGCCGTTCCGGTCTTTTACCGAAACAACCCAACGCCGCTACAGCAGCTTGGTGCGCGATTAAGCAATCGGCTATTCGTCGTTCTCGAAGCTCCCTCGATCAAGGACATGAACGAGGATGAGGGAACGGCGTTTCGTGAGTTCATTTCAAAAGATCCGCTGACTCCCGAAGCGGTCGATGGTAGCCAGCCCAGCGACGAGGATCGTTTCAGCGCACTTAAAGCTGTTTTCAAAAATGATTCGGAGCTAAAGAAGCTGCAAACGGCATTCAAGCATCTTGTCAAAGACGAGTTTGACTTCGGTGTTATTCAGTCGCTTAAGCATGATCCCGAACAGGGCAACCAGCAGTTTATCCGCGTCTATACGGTCGATCCCTCCGATGCGACCACGGTCAGCGTTGAAGACGTTCAAGTCGCGCTGATGGGTGAACGCATCGAATCGATGCTGAAGGAAGAGTTTCGATCTCTCTATAGCGATGAAGTCAGCACCGAACAGTACAGTCTGGTCGCCAAAATGATCAGCCGCTGGATCAGCACTCGATTGCCCGAATACGAGACCCTTTCGTACGACAACGAGGCGAGCGATAAGGTTCGAGCCGAAGTTGCCGCCGGAGTCGCGCCGGTGATGAAGCAGTACTACGCTGGCCGATCCGAGCTGGCCAATGCGGGTAAGCCGCTTGATCAAGACGAGCTCAAGTTGCTGCGGCAAGAGCACCTTCAATGGACAAAGTATCGCGGGATGCTGGATCGGATTTCCCGACTCGCCGCATATGCCGGTATGATTGCCGCGTTGTATTTGCTCTGCGGTTCGTACATCTTCTTTGTAGACGACCGATCACTGGTCATGGATCGGGTCAAGCTTTCGAAGTTGTTGCTGTTGTTTGTCGCCACGATAGGCCTGAGTTTTTGGGCGGCGAGCGACCGCTATCGCAGTGAGTTGGCACCATTGGTGGTCGCATCGATTATTGCCGCGATAGTCTATGGTCGTGACTTGGCATTGTTGTTGATGGCTGCGGCTAGCATCAGTGTGACGCTGTTTCTTAATGAAGACCTTCGCCACTTGGTAATGCTGGCTGCGGCGACAACCAGCGCGACTCTGTTGACCGGCCGAATTCGCTCGACCAGTCACTTACTATTTGTCGGACTGATATCTGCCGCGGTGACAATGCTGACGATGGTCGGTGTCGGCATCGTTGCTGGCGAAACGATGTCGTTGGCTGCCGTCTCGACACCCAAGGTCGAACAGATCGTTCCGACAACGACGACGTTTCTTGATGTGTTGACGGTGTTGTCGCTAGAAAGCCTGCGTGCCGGGGTGTTTATTCTCGTGGCCGCAGCGGCCTTGACTCCCGTGCTGCCGTTTATAGAGAAGTTCTTCGGTGTGCAGACTGACCTCAGCCTATTGAAGCTCAGTGATGCCAGCCACCCGTTGCTACGCCGGTTGGCCCAGCGGGCACCAGGGACATACAACCACAGTATCAATGTTGCGTCGATCGCCGAAGCGGCTGCCGATTCGATCGGAGCCAATGGCCTATTGGTCCGCGTAGGTGCGTACTTCCATGACATCGGAAAGATGTTCAAGCCGGAGTACTTCATCGAAAATCAAAATGGCGTCAATCAGCACGATTCTTTGCAGCCGGCGATGAGCACGCTTGTGATTATCGCACACGTTAAGGATGGTGCGGATCTGGCTCGCAACCACCACTTGCCGCAACCATTAATTGACTTGATCCTGCAGCACCACGGCACGACATTGGTCGAGTACTTTTTCCATGAAGCTGCCAAACGCAGCGAAGAAAACCCCGACGAGAAAGAAGTTAGCGACAAGGATTTTCGCTATCCGGGGCCCAAACCCCAGACTTTGGAAGCAGCCGTTATGATGTTGGCCGATGCCGTGGAAAGTGCCAGCCGAACGCTGGTCGATCCGACACCGGCACGCATCCAAAGCTTGGTCGATAAGATTGCCCAGAAGAAAATGGGCGATGGACAATTTGATGAATGTGGCCTGACTTTCCGGCAGTTAAATCTGGTGCGAAAAAGCTTGGTCAAATCTCTTACCGCGATCTATCACGCACGTGTCAAATACCCCAGTCAGCAGCAGCCCGCTTGA
- a CDS encoding PhoH family protein: protein MTEATLTVSAPEELLQLFGPRDQHLRILRQLFDVTITHRNGRVRIAGESDNVNGALRALEKLRHKVQKQGAIGNQDVETAALEEGAKPRNGEKTVKAAPSSEDIQIRHAGRRIRPRTDGQARYVDAIRKYDLTFATGPAGCGKTYLAVATAVEALKAGQIRKIVLVRPAVEAGESLGFLPGDLRAKLNPYLRPLLDALGEMVDYDRARELMEQETIEVIPLAYMRGRTLNDAFIILDEAQNTTIAQMKMFLTRMGERSKMVVSGDATQLDLPRGVTSGLHDALRRLSRIKAIGVVRLTGEDIVRHALVQRIVEAYDDDDNAIPNRQRRGGVRVIAESNANGEETLDR, encoded by the coding sequence ATGACTGAAGCCACACTGACCGTCAGTGCCCCCGAAGAGCTGTTGCAGCTATTTGGGCCACGAGACCAGCATTTGCGTATTCTGCGACAGTTGTTCGATGTCACCATCACACATCGAAATGGGCGCGTTCGTATCGCCGGCGAAAGCGATAACGTGAACGGTGCACTGCGCGCATTGGAAAAACTGCGTCACAAAGTTCAAAAGCAGGGCGCGATCGGAAATCAGGATGTCGAAACCGCCGCCCTCGAAGAAGGCGCGAAGCCTCGTAACGGTGAAAAGACAGTCAAGGCTGCCCCTAGTAGCGAAGACATCCAGATTCGACATGCGGGACGGCGAATTCGGCCTCGTACCGACGGTCAGGCACGCTACGTCGATGCGATCCGCAAATATGACCTAACATTTGCAACCGGACCTGCCGGTTGTGGAAAGACATACTTGGCGGTTGCAACAGCGGTCGAAGCCCTCAAGGCTGGCCAGATTCGCAAGATCGTTTTGGTGCGACCCGCGGTAGAAGCCGGTGAAAGCCTGGGTTTTTTGCCGGGTGATTTGCGTGCGAAACTGAACCCTTACCTAAGACCACTTTTGGACGCCTTGGGCGAAATGGTCGACTATGACCGTGCGCGAGAGCTGATGGAGCAGGAAACGATCGAAGTGATTCCGCTCGCCTACATGCGTGGACGCACCCTAAACGATGCGTTCATCATTTTGGACGAGGCACAGAACACAACGATCGCACAAATGAAGATGTTTTTGACCCGGATGGGCGAACGCAGCAAGATGGTCGTCAGCGGTGACGCGACGCAGCTGGATTTGCCACGTGGGGTTACGAGCGGTTTGCACGACGCGTTGCGACGTCTGAGCCGGATCAAAGCAATCGGGGTAGTGCGATTGACGGGCGAAGACATCGTTCGACACGCACTGGTACAACGCATCGTCGAAGCCTATGACGACGACGACAACGCAATCCCAAATCGACAACGGCGCGGCGGTGTTCGCGTCATTGCCGAGTCCAACGCAAATGGCGAGGAAACTTTGGATCGATAA
- the ybeY gene encoding rRNA maturation RNase YbeY: MNEGSDTSPEDDCSRSAPSSFTALADHAAGALAQNDAMIIDLIWDDCVADWRDQLGLSNQRICDAAKAAAAFRGFDQGQLGVLITDDASIHEINRDHLHHDYPTDVISFPYAATGDHLEGELVVSIETAAENAKEYDSTTDVELLLYVIHGVLHIGGMDDHEDHDRQEMRDAERAVLARLGIEIGEAPQA, translated from the coding sequence ATGAACGAAGGAAGCGACACTTCTCCGGAGGACGACTGTAGTCGGTCGGCCCCATCATCATTCACTGCCCTGGCAGATCATGCTGCCGGAGCTCTTGCCCAAAACGATGCGATGATCATCGATCTAATCTGGGATGATTGTGTCGCCGATTGGCGAGATCAGTTGGGTCTGTCAAACCAGAGGATCTGTGATGCCGCAAAAGCTGCGGCCGCGTTCCGAGGTTTCGACCAAGGACAATTGGGTGTGCTGATCACCGACGACGCATCGATTCATGAGATCAATCGTGATCACCTTCACCATGACTATCCGACCGATGTGATCAGTTTTCCCTATGCCGCCACGGGCGATCATCTTGAAGGTGAACTTGTCGTCAGCATCGAAACGGCAGCCGAAAATGCCAAGGAATACGACAGCACCACCGATGTCGAATTGTTGCTGTATGTCATCCACGGCGTCTTGCATATCGGCGGGATGGACGACCACGAAGATCATGACCGCCAGGAAATGCGTGACGCGGAACGAGCAGTGCTTGCTCGTTTGGGGATAGAGATCGGTGAGGCACCTCAGGCATGA
- a CDS encoding phosphatidate cytidylyltransferase: MLRDRIFSSTILITLTVILLWLDSYQSVSGAEGLWLMPLLAFFAIGTGWEMASMLKRGGHPIRPVDAVFGAGLVALSAAVPFVWGIFGSTYPVDCPVGRLGWIVLAATVATFLILMAEMREYGRVAEVELGRAIRRTCSAVFVSMYVGLPMAILVAIRSLDGPGIPGRFGLAAIITTVLVTKVADMGAYFSGRAFGRHKLIPRLSPGKTIEGSIGGILASTVVAYFCLSVLFEALGAAPAVSANPTSAQAVKSGLEAFLAQPLWGAVLLGPSLAITGMIGDLAESLFKRDCGVKDSGSLLPGLGGVWDVTDSLIASSIPAFFCFVSGVGG; this comes from the coding sequence ATGCTGCGCGATCGAATTTTTTCGAGCACGATCTTAATCACACTGACAGTCATCCTGCTGTGGCTTGACAGTTATCAATCAGTCAGCGGTGCAGAAGGGTTGTGGCTGATGCCATTGTTAGCCTTCTTTGCGATCGGTACCGGCTGGGAAATGGCGTCGATGCTGAAACGCGGCGGTCACCCGATTCGTCCTGTAGACGCCGTTTTTGGTGCCGGACTTGTCGCGCTGTCCGCTGCGGTGCCATTTGTTTGGGGCATATTTGGGTCGACCTATCCGGTTGATTGTCCGGTCGGTCGCTTGGGCTGGATCGTGCTAGCCGCGACGGTCGCCACCTTTCTGATCTTGATGGCCGAGATGCGTGAATATGGACGTGTCGCAGAAGTTGAACTCGGTCGTGCAATCCGGCGAACCTGCTCAGCAGTTTTTGTCTCGATGTATGTCGGACTTCCGATGGCAATTCTGGTCGCGATTCGGAGTCTCGATGGTCCCGGAATTCCGGGGCGTTTTGGGTTGGCCGCAATCATTACAACCGTATTGGTGACCAAGGTCGCTGATATGGGGGCGTACTTTTCGGGACGGGCGTTTGGACGCCACAAATTGATTCCCCGATTGTCTCCCGGAAAAACGATTGAAGGGTCGATCGGTGGGATCTTGGCGTCGACCGTTGTCGCCTACTTTTGCCTGAGTGTCTTATTCGAAGCTCTTGGTGCTGCCCCTGCCGTTTCCGCAAACCCTACGTCTGCGCAAGCCGTTAAATCTGGCTTGGAGGCTTTTTTGGCACAGCCACTATGGGGGGCTGTTCTTCTTGGCCCATCGCTCGCGATCACCGGAATGATCGGGGATTTAGCGGAATCACTGTTCAAACGTGACTGTGGCGTGAAGGACAGTGGAAGCTTGCTTCCCGGTTTAGGGGGGGTCTGGGATGTGACTGATTCGTTGATCGCATCGAGTATCCCAGCATTTTTCTGCTTCGTGTCCGGAGTTGGTGGGTAA